The window ATAAACATTCACGTCCTAAAAAAGAAACTGTTCTAGGTGGTATACCCTCTATGTATGATATTCCAATAACAGAAGTTTGTAGGAAGTTGTATTTAGCAAAAAGAAGTAACAATAAATGACattaagaatttatatattttgttaaaggTGTTAAATAAGATGTTATAATAAtctatgaaataaatttgaaataatataacgtaaaaaattttaatattttacaatatattctgatattttgagaaatttactttaataattttgcaactataatgttaaatttttatttaatattactttagAAGTACTTTAGTATTACTTTAGTAATACTTTAGTACAGGTTTTAGTACTTTTTACTTACAGGAGATTGGTCCATTACATTACACTGATTATGTATTTCATATATTGCGTAATGTGATATCAGTGATCTTATACGGCCTGAGTGAGGCGAAAAATTATATAGTTGCTAACTGTACTTTCTACATGTACATactaaaaagatgaaaaaatttGTGTCGAAACATAAAGTGCGTGATTCAGGGATTGATGACGAATGTGATAATATTGCCGATCATTTTCGGTCTATAGATACTAAACGCGAAATGATTGATTTAAGAAAAAAGCTACAAGATATAATCAACATAGATGCTATATTTTGTAGTTTCGAAGTAATACCTGTAATAAGTAAGGATCTTTTGCAAAGGTTTGTATgttatgtatttaataatgctTAGTGTATCTAtgtttctataaataaaaatttttgttactAGCTTTTTTACAGAAATGAATAAGTATCATCCACTTTTTTATGCATTAACATGGCATAAAAATGATATGAAAGATTATTTGTctttagatataattaatatactcCCAAATAACACGCTCCTTCATCTTATAGCTAAGGATTTAACTTCCACTgatgtaaaaattatattaaaggaAGCATTAGAACATGGCATACGTAATATTTTTGTGTTAAGGGGTGgtaattaagaattattataaaatgtttcatgtTTAAAAGACTCTATTTATGAAATGAAAGTTTTCATATTAATtggattttgtaaaaaaaaattttagatTCAACAAAGTCAAATAGTGAATTTTCACATGCAATTGACTTGGTACGTTTTATACGGAATCAATTTggtaatatattttgtatatgcgTTGCTGGTTATCCAGAAATGCATCCAGAATCATCGTCTAAAGAAATGGAtttgatttatttgaaagaaaaagtaattaatttctttcactttattatttatttatatatatataaaacgaatatgttaacattaattttatttaaaggtTGATGCTGGTGCAAATTTTATTATGACACAAATTGTCTTTGAagcaagtatttttattaaatttgtgaATGATTGTAGAAACATTGGAATTAATATTCCAATTATCCCAGgtatttttccaattttgaaTTATACATGTCTCCAAAAAATGGCCAAAATTTGTAATATCAAAATacctaaaattattttaaatactttggaATGTATAAAAGATAATGATGAAGAAGTACACAATTATGCAGTAGAAATAgctacaaatattataaaaaaaattattgcaagtaAAACTGCTTGTGGATTCCATTTCTTCACATTAAATAAGTAATTGTTCACTCTAATAGAAAACATAAAACGTAAgat is drawn from Bombus terrestris chromosome 12, iyBomTerr1.2, whole genome shotgun sequence and contains these coding sequences:
- the LOC100645686 gene encoding methylenetetrahydrofolate reductase → MKKFVSKHKVRDSGIDDECDNIADHFRSIDTKREMIDLRKKLQDIINIDAIFCSFEVIPVISKDLLQSFFTEMNKYHPLFYALTWHKNDMKDYLSLDIINILPNNTLLHLIAKDLTSTDVKIILKEALEHGIRNIFVLRGDSTKSNSEFSHAIDLVRFIRNQFGNIFCICVAGYPEMHPESSSKEMDLIYLKEKVDAGANFIMTQIVFEASIFIKFVNDCRNIGINIPIIPGIFPILNYTCLQKMAKICNIKIPKIILNTLECIKDNDEEVHNYAVEIATNIIKKIIASKTACGFHFFTLNKPSLSLEICDKLNIFH